The Chloroflexota bacterium genome contains the following window.
CCGTTGCCTCAATGTCAGAGGAGGGGCTTTGATCGACGCGACCTTCAGGCGCTTGCGTTCATGGATCGTCGATTCGCCGCGCTGGCTGCTCGTGTGCAGTCTTCGGTCCATCAGCCTCCCACTCACGATGCTCACCGCCGTCTGCGTTCTGCTCAACGTCGCCTTGCCGACGGCGTTCGCGCTGCTCTCCGGCCACCTGATCAACACCCTGCCGGACGCGATCGAGCAGGGGCCGGGCTCGCCGGCCGGCCAGCAGATGCTGGTGGCGGTAGTAGCGCTCGGGTTGACCTTCCTCTTCATCCAGATCGTGATCTCGGTCCGGACGACGGCCGCGAACGCTCTCGGCCGGCGCTTCATGGGCGAGCACACCCGGCGGGTCATGGTGGCGACGCTGGCCCCGCCTGGCCTGGCCCACCTCGAAGACCCGGCCTACCTCGATCAGGTGTCTCGGGCGCTCGCCACCAACCGCCATGATTCGCAACTGGCCGTGATGGGCCTGGCTGCGCAGGCGGTGACAAAGCTGCAGGGTATCGTCGGGCTGGCGATCGTCGCCTACTTCCAGTGGTGGCTGGCCGTCCCGTTGCTGCTGGCGATGCTCCACAGCGCGCGTCACTTCGGGCCGGTCCGTCGCGGGCTGGTCAACATGCGGATGGGCAAGGCCGATTCCCTCCGCCGCGCCAACTACCTGCTAAAGCTCACGCTGCGCCCGGAGGCGGCCAAGGAGATCCGCGTTTTCGGGCTTGCCGACTGGCTGGTCGATCGGTTCCAGCACACCTGGATGACGGCGATGGCCGAGTTGTGGTTGGCCCGCTCGTCGCTCTGGAGGACGGCGGCCTGGGCCGGCCTACCGGTCGTGATCGCCCAGGTCGTCGGCCTGTCCGCGATCGGGTGGGCGACCCTGAATGGCACCGTCGACCTGGGCTCGCTGGTGGTGTACGTTCGGGCGTTGCTGCTGGCGCAGCAACTCTCGGCCCTCTCTGACGCCGATGCCATGATCGACCACGGCACGTCCGGCCTGCCGGCAACAGCCGACCTCGAACGGATCGCCGCCGACGAGGAGCGGCGGGCAGGCCAGCACGCCCGTCCGGCCAAGGGTCTGCCGCAGCGCGAGATCCGCTTCGAGCGCGTCTCCTTCAGCTATCCCGGCGACCGCGCCCCCATCTTCTCCGACCTCGACCTCACGATCGCGGCCGGCCGGACCCTGGCGATCGTCGGCGAGAACGGGGCCGGCAAGACCACCCTGGTCAAGCTGCTGGCGCGCCTCTACGAGCCCACGGCCGGGCGGATCACCGCCGATGGCATCGACCTGACGGACCTGGACATCCGGTCCTGGCAGCGAACGGTGGCGGCCATCTTCCAGGACTACATGCGCTACGAGCTGCCGGCCACGGACAACGTCGGATTCGGGGCCGTCGAGCGGCGCGAGAATCGGGCGGCGCTGGTCGGAGCGGCGCAGCGGGCCAACGCCCTCGACCTGATCCAGGGGCTGCCCCACGGCTGGGACACGGCCCTGTCGCGCCGGTTCACCGATGGTACCGACCTCTCGGGGGGCCAGTGGCAGCGCATTGCGATGGCGCGCGCGCTCTTCGCGGCGGCTGGTGGGGCCGGCATCCTGGTGCTGGACGAGCCGACCGCCCAGCTCGACGTGCGGGCCGAGGCCGCCTTCTACGATCAGTTCTTCGACCTGACCCGTGGCCTCACCACGATCGTCATCTCCCACCGCTTCTCGACGGTGCGGCGGGCGGATCGGATCGTGGTGCTGGATGGCGGGCGCGTCGTGGAAGATGGTAGCCACACCGAGCTGCTGGCGGCGGGCGGGCGGTACGCCGAGATGTTCGAGCTCCAAGCGGCGCGCTTCGGCGAGCACGAGAGCAGCGACGCTCCGGCGGAGGTGCCATGACACAGCGTATCGTGGTGCCGCAGTCGATTCGGGCGCTCTGGCTGATCTCGGGTCTGGCGTTCCGCGCCGAGCCACGTGGTGCGACGGCCGCACTACTGGTGACGCTGGCCGAGAGCGTGAACGGGGCCTTCTTCGCGCTGGGGATGCGTTGGCTGGTCGACGGCGCCGCCCACCGCGACGCGGCCGGCGTGGTGCTCAGTCTGGTGCTGCTGGGCAGCAACTCGCTGGTCGCGAATCTGGCCGCGTTGCTGGGGTTCGCCTTGCGGAATGGCGTGCGTGAGCGCACCTCATTGGCGATCGAGCGGCAGTTGGCGTCGCTGACGGCCGGCATTCCGAGCCTCGACCACTTCGAGCGTCCGGAGTACCTCAAGCAGTTGGATCTCCTGCGCGAGGAGCGGGCCCGCCTGGGCTGGGTCCACCAGTCGGCGGTGGTCGTGCTGGGCTACGTGGTGACACTGGCCGGGACGCTGCTGTTGCTGGCCAGCGTCGACTGGGTCTTGTTGGCGCTGCCGCTGTTCGGCTTGCCCATCATCTACTTGAGCGGCCGGGCCCAGCGTCGGATGCACGCTGTCCAGGAGGAGCTGATCGAGCCGCGTCGCCTGGAGTGGCACCTGTACGACGTCGCGACGTCGGCCGCCGCCGGCAAGGAGGTCCGGGTCTTCGGCCTGCGCGACGAGATCATGCGAAGGCATCGGCAGCTTCGGCGGCTGCTCGACCACGGGCATGACGTCGCGCAGCTTCGTATGGCCGCCGAGACGATGCTGGGCTGGATCATCTTCGCGCTGGGCTTCGTGGGGGCCATCCTCTTCGTGGCGCTGCGCGCAAGTCGGGGCGAGGCGACGCTCGGCGACGTCGCCATGACGATCGCGCTGGCGAATCAGGTGCAGTCGCAGCTAGCCGGGCTGGTCGGCGAGACGACGCAGCTCTTATGGGTGCTGGACGCGTCGCGGCGCTACGTCTGGCTGGTGGAGTACGCGGCGGCCGTCGAGCGCCCGACCTCGGGCGCGCTGGTCGCCCCGCCCGACGCCCTGCGACGAGGCATCCGCCTGGATGGCGTCACCTTCCGCTACCCCGGCACCGAGCGCGAGGTACTGCGCGACGTCAGCCTCCAGATCCCGGCCGGCGCGACGGTCGCGATCGTGGGTGAGAATGGGGCCGGCAAGACGACGCTCGTGAAGCTGCTCACGCGCCTGTACGAGCCGACGGACGGGCGCATCCTGGCGGACGGCGTCGACCTGCGCCAGTTCGCCATCGCCGAGTGGCGGGCGCGCACGTCGGCCGGCTTCCAGGATTTCGCCCGTTTCGAGCTGCTGGCCCGCGAGAACGTCGGCGTAGGCGATCTCACCCGCCTGGCCGATCCGATCGCGGTGGGCGCGGCGCTCGACCGGGCGGAGGCATCGGGTGTGATCGCGACGCTGCCGTCCGGCCTGGAGACGCAGCTCGGGGCGAGCTTCGAGGATGGCGCCGAGTTGTCCGGCGGCCAGTGGCAGAAGCTGGCGCTCGGTCGTGCGATGATGCGGACGACGCCACTGTTGCTGGTCCTCGACGAGCCGACGGCCGCCCTGGACGCCCAGGCGGAGCACGCGCTGTTCGAGCGTTATGCTGGCGCCGCTCGAGAACAGGCGGCGAACGGCGCGATCACGGTCCTGGTGTCGCACCGGTTCTCGACGGTGCGGATGGCGGACTTGATCGTAGTGGTCGCCGATGGCCGCATCGCGGAAGTCGGCGGCCACGACGATCTCATGACCGCCGCTGGCCTCTACTCGGAGCTGTACGAGCTGCAAGCCAGGGCGTATCGATGAGGTCGTCCCCACGCTGGGAGCCGCGACGGTCAACGGATACTCGTCTTCCGCTTGACGATCCTGTCAAGGCCGGCCCATGTGCGTCGATCTGGCGACATTGGCGATCATCTTGCCATGGATCCTAGTCTGCTTCTCCGGGCGCCGCTTGCCCCAACGGCTGGGGCCCTGCGCACGGGAGAATTGCCGGTCTCTGCCTACTGGGACCAGATCCAAGCCAGAGTCGAGCGCGTCGATCCTCACCTGCACGCTTTCGTGCCGGAGCCTGGCAGATCGGATCGGATCCGGCGGGAGGTTATCTCACTGGAGCGGTGGACGAGCGATGCGTCCGCTCCCCCCACCGCTCTACGGCGTCGCGGTCGGCGTCAAGGATTGCTTCCGAGTTGACGGTCTTCCCACACGCGCCGGCTCAGAACTGCCGCCGGAGCTCTTCCGGGGGAGCGAAGCATCCGCGGTGTGCAGCCTAACGGGCGATCCAACGTGGCCAGGCGATCATCTACCAGGACGTAATGGGGTGTCGGGAGCATCGCCTGGCGTTCTGCTTTCGGGTCGAGACCCTGATGGACGAAACAGCCATCGACCTCTGGATCACCCCGGCGAGCGCTGGCCCTGCCCCGGCCGGTCTCGACGTCACCGGTTGGGGCGGCATGACGACGGCCTGGTCGTACGTCGGTATGCCCTGCGCCACCGTACCAGCCGATCCGGATCCATCGGGGCTCCCCCTCGGGATTCAGGGAGGAGCCCGCCCGGATCAGGACGAGCACCTGCTCGCCTGGATGAGCAAAATCGAGGCGGTGTTCTCGAACGGCATCGAAGGAGGGCGTGATGACCGGAGGTCGGTGGAAACAGACCGCGGCTCTACCCCATGAATCTGCTAGATGCCGGTGCGTCACTCGAACGGCAGCTCGCTACGGGCTCGCCGACGTCGGCCTAGAGCGGCTGCGCGTGCCCGTCAACGACGTCGCCGCGGTCACCGCCCGGCAGGGCAGGTTCGCGCTCAAGCTCTACAACACGCGGACGCGGACCGCCGCTGAGGTGCAGTGGGAGACTGACCTCATCAGGCACCTGCTGCGGCACGGCGTGCCCGTGGTCGCGCCGATCGACGAGCAGCTGGAGCGCATGCGCCGGCACCTCGTGCAGGCCGGCCGCTGGCCCGAGATGGTCGCCTTGGCCGAGCGTCTGAAGCAACGCATCGACGATCCGGCACTAGATCGTGGCGTCTGCCACATGGACCTGTCGCTGAGCAACATCCGTCGCAGCGGAGACAGGGCGATTGCATGTTGATGTCGTCGTGCCGCCGCGTCGGGGACTGAAGTCCCCGCCTACACGCATTCCGTCGCTGCGCGACGGCCGTCGGGAACAGCAGGCACTGGTGCGACTGGCGCGTCGCGCAGCGACTGCAGGATGGTAGGCGGGGCTTTCAAGCCCCGACGCGGCGGCACGACGACATCAACATGCAATCGCCCTGACGTGACCAACCGGTCCCTGGCATCGTCCCTGCCAGACGCGGTATGTTCCGAGTGTCCCCTCTCGCGGTCCACTGAGGCCGGCGCGCTCCCCGCCGCCGGTCAGTGAGTGGCTCGCGAGAGCGGACGCACCCCGTGTCGTAGGTCAGGTGTGCGACTGCTCCTCCGCCTGCTCTCATTCCTGCGGCCGTACTGGCGTCTCACCGCCGGCGCGTACATCTGCGTTGTCCTCAATGCAGCGTTCACCCTCGTCGTGCCGTGGATGCTTGGGCAGGCCGTCGATCGCGGCATCGTCCTTGGCGACATGTCGTTCGTCGCCAAAATGGGCGTCTTCATCCTGGCCGCCAGCGTCCTGCGCGGCCTCTTCGCCTTCGGACAGGGCTATCTCGCGGAGGCCTCCGCCCAGGGCGTCAGCTATCAGCTACGCAGGGCCCTGTACGGCCACGTTCAGCGGCTCTCTTTCAGCTTCCACGATCAGGCCCAGACCGGCGAGCTGATGGCCCGTGCCACGGCCGACGTCGAGTCCGTCCGCGCCTTCACCGGGCGCGGGCTGACGCAGGTTGCCAACATGGTGCTGCTGCTGCTCGGCGTCGCCATCGCCCTGTTTGGGATGAACTGGAAGCTGGCGCTGCTCTCGATGCTGCTGCTGCCGGCCCTGGCCTGGCGCGCCTACCGCTTCGGCCGCGAGGTCCGCCCGATGCACCGCGCCGTGCAGGACGAGCTGGCGACCCTGGCGAACCGTATCCAGGAGACCGTCGCCGGCATCCAGGTCGTCAAGGCGTTCGGGCGCGGTCAGTACGAAGTCGAGCGGTTCGACCGCCAGAACGAGCGGCTCTACCGTCGCTACGTCGCGGCAGCCCGCGCCACCGCACTCAACGCCCCCTTCCTCGACCTCCTCTCCAACGGCTGCACCCTCTTGATGCTCTGGCTCGGCGGCATCCTCGTCGTCTGGGGGCAGTTGAGCTTCGGCGAGCTGGTCGCCTTCTACGCCTACCTGCTCCAACTGGTGTTGCCGATCCGCCGCGGCGGCTGGCTGATGACGATGGCCGCCCGCGCCTCGGCCTCCTCTGAGCGCATCTTCGAGATCCTCGATACGCCCGTGCGCGTGGCAGACCGTGATGGCGCAACCGTCCTGCCGCCGCTCATCGGGTCCGTCGAGTTCGAAGACGTCTCCTGCTCCTACTATCCCGGCCGCCCGGTGCTCCAGCAGGTCAGCTTCCGCGCCGAGCCTGGGCAGACCGTCGCACTCGTCGGCGCGACCGGCTCCGGCAAGACCTCGATCGCCAACCTGATCCCGCGCTTCTACGACGTGGATGGCGGCCGGGTGCTGGTGGACGGCCACGACGTCCGCGACGTGCAGATCGGGAGCCTGCGCCAGCAGATCGGTATCGTCATGCAGGAGACGCTGCTGTTCGCCGACACCGTTCGCGCGAATATCGCGTTTGGCCGGCCCGGCGCGAGTGATGCCGAGATCCGCGCCGCTGCCCGTGCCGCCCGCGCCGACGAGTTCATCGAGCGGCTGCCGGAACGGTACGAGACCCCCGTCGGCGAGCGCGGCGTCTCGCTCTCGGGCGGCCAGAAGCAGCGCATCGCCATCGCGCGGGCGCTGCTGATGAACCCGCGCATCCTGATCCTCGACGAGTTCACCTCCAGCGTGGACGTTGCCACCGAGCGGCTGATCCGCGCCGCCCTGGTCGAGTTGATGCGGAACCGCACCACGTTCGTCATCGCGCACCGCCTCTCGACGGTCCGCGCAGCCAACCAGATCCTGGTGCTGGAGGCCGGGCAGCTCGTCGCCATCGGCACGCACGAGCAGCTGCTGGAGACGACGCCGCTCTACCGCGACACCTACGCCCTCCAGCTCCAGTCCGACGACGCCGCATCCTCGACAGGCGAGCCCGATCGTGCTGGTCAGCTGCCATCTCCGACGAACGGTATCGCTGGCTCCACCGGCCACACGGCTACCGGCGCGCCCGTGCGCGTGGAGCGTGCGCCCTCATGATCGCGCGACCCGGCACCTGGCGGGGCGGCGGCGGTCTCGACGATGTCCCAGATGTCGATCGTGTCCCCTTCGACAAGCGGAACATGCAGCGGGCTATCGCCTACACCCGCCCGCATCGACGGCAACTGCTGATCGCCCTGATCCTGACCACCTTCGCCACCGCGATGAGCGTCCTGGCGCCGTACCTCGTGAAGGTCGCCATTGACGAGCATATCGCCGTGGGGGACATCGCCGGACTGACGGTCATCGCCGTCATCACGCTCGGCGTCTACGTCCTCGGCTACCTCGCCTCGGCCCGCCAGATCGTCATCATGTCCGTCGTCGGGCAGCAGATCCTGCTGACGATGCGCGCCCAGTTGTTCCGCCACCTGCAGCGGCTCCCGATGGGCTACTACCACCGCACGCCCACGGGCGTCACCGTCTCGCGGCTCATCAGCGACGTGCTGGCGATGAACGAGGTGCTCACCAACGGCATCCTCAGCCTGGTGACGGACATCCTCCTGTTGCTCTCGACCGTCGCCATCATGCTCTACCTGAGTCCCCGGCTGGCCCTGGTCACCATCGGCGTCATGCCGATCATGGTCATCGCTATCTGGATATTCACCGAGCGGGCGAAGGTTGCGTACCGCCGGACCCGCCAGACGGTCGGGGCGGTGGCGGCCGGCTTCCAGGAGAACGTGGACGGCGTGCGTGTGGTGCAGGCGTTCTCCCGCGAGGGCGTCAACGAGGACCAGTTCGACCGCATCAACGAGGACAACCGGCAGGCGAACGTCAGCGCCAATACGCTGTCCTCGGGCCTGATGCCCGTCATCGAGCTGGCGAACGCCCTCGCCACCGTCTCTGTCGTCTGGTACGGCGGCATGCTGGTGCTGGCCGGCGACCCCAGCGTGACGCTCGGCGTGCTGGTCGCCTTCCTGACCTACGTCACCCGCTTCTTCCAGCCCCTGCGTGAGCTGACCCAGTTCTACAACCAGCTCCAGGCCGCGATGGCCGGCGCGGAGAAGGTCTTCGAGCTGCTGGACGAGCCGGTCACGCTGGACGAGCGCCCGAACGCCGTGACGCCCGAGACGGTGCGCGGCGATGTCTCGTTCCAGCACGTCGGGTTCAGCTACGGCGTCCGGCCCGTGCTCACGGACATCAGTTTTGATATCCCAGCCGGCACGATGACCGCCCTCGTCGGCCACACCGGGGCCGGTAAGACGACCATCTCAGCCCTGCTCGCTCGCTTCTACGATCCGACCGAGGGGGCCGTCCTGCTCGACGGCCACGACCTGCGCGATCTCTCGTTTGCGGCCCTGCGGAAGAACATCGCCGTCGTCCTCCAGGACAACTTCCTCTTCTCCGGCACCGTCGCCGAGAACATCCGCTACGGCCGCCCAGATGCCACCGACGAACAGGTGATCGAGGCGGCGAAGCTGGCCCACGCCCACGAGTTCATCACCCGCTTCCCCAAAGGGTATGAGACGACTGTCATGGAGCGGGCCGCCAACCTCTCGCTCGGGCAGCGCCAGTTGATCGCCATCGCGCGGGCCGTGCTGGCCGATCCGCGTGTGCTGATCCTGGACGAGGCAACGTCCAATGTGGACCCGCGCACCGAGGTCCAGTTGCAGGAGGCGTTGCAGCGGCTGCTGTCCGGCCGCACCAGCCTCGTGGTGGCGCACCGGCTCTCGACGATCCATGCCGCCGATCAGGTGCTGGTGGTGGACGGCGGCGAGATCGTTGAGCGAGGCCGGCACGCCGAGCTGTTGGCCCGAGGCGGCGCGTACCACCGCCTGCACCAGCAGCAGTTCGCCTCACCCGAAGAAGCCTCCGCGACGGCGTCGTCCCCAGCCTGACGCCGACCACTACTTCTGCTCGAACAGCTCCCGAACGGACATCGACCAGCCGGGCACCACGTCCTCGCCAGGCAGCGTGTCCTCGATGCCGAGCGTGAAGGTCGTGAGGTCGGGCCGAGAGACGGTCACAGTCCGGCGACGAGGATCGACGACGAACACGAGCCGTGCCCCGGCCTGGAGCCACTCAGAAACCTTCTCCTGGACATCGGTGTAGCGGTCATTCGGCGAGACGACCTCGACGGCGAGATCCGGGGAGCCCGCGAAGAAGGTGCGCGGCTCGCCGACCCTCGCAAGATGCGCTGCCGAGATGAACGAGACATCCGGTCCGCGCACCGTGTCCGGATCGGACTCCAGCCGGTAGCCGATCTCGCTGGTCATCACCTCGCCGAGCCCGTGTTCCTCAACGAAGTGGTCGAGTGATCGTCCAATCCGCGTTGATGATCGTCCGTGTTGAAATCCCCGTGGAGCCATCGATCTCAGCTCTCCGCGCACCAGCTCGTGCTGCATCCCGTCGTCCGGGAGCTGCCAGAGGTCGTCTGCCGTCAGCAGCTTCGTGTTGGCCGTCATCTGAAGCCCTCGGTGTGGCTGAAGCCCACGGCCCGGGGCGCGGGCGGGCGGCACATGGTGATGGACGCCCCTCCGCTGATTGTATCGTGCGCCGGCCGCTGCGCCGGCGCACTCCGGAACGGCGCGAGCCGGCGCCGGTCAGCCGAGCTGCTTGATCGCCTCGCCGATCTGGTCGAGCGTCCGCAGCGCGTCGTCGGGGCCGGTCGGCGGGAGGCGGAAGACGCAGGTGCCGACGCCGGCCGCGCGGAACTCCTCCAGCTTCTTCGGGTCCAGCGGCGCCCCAAAGACCCAGATCGGCACCGGCTCGCGGCCCCGCTCGGCCAGCCGACGATTGATGTCGGCGATGCGGTCCGCCAGCGGCGCAAAGCGGTCCTGCGGGCGCGGGATCCAGCCGGTCCCGTACTCCAGCAGGGCCTCGACAGCCTTCGGGCCGTCGCCGCCGATGATAATGGGCGGGTGCGGCTTCTGGACCGGCTTCGGCCACTGCCAGATCGGGTCGAAGTTCACGAACTCGCCGTGGTACTCGGCCTCCTCCTTCGTCCAGATCTCCTGCATCGCCAGCATCTGCTCGCGCATCAGCCGCCAGCGGGTCGAGAAGCGGGTGCCGTGGTTGCCCATCTCCTCGCGATTCCAGCCGGCCCCGATGCCGAACAGCGCCCGGCCGTTGGAGATGTGGTCCAGGCTGGCGACCTCGCGGGCCGTGGTGATGGTGTCCCGCTGGATCACCAGCAGGATGCCGGTCCCCAGCTTCAGCCGGGTGGTCGTGGCGGCCATCGCGGCCAGCGCCACGAACGGGTCGATGGTGTGACGGTACTCGTCGGGGAGGTCGCCGCCAGACGGGAACGGCGTCTGGCGGCTGGTGGGGATGTGGGTGTGCTCGGGCAGGAACACCGAGTCGAAGTTGCGCGACTCCAGCTCCTGGCCCAGCCTGACCGGGTCGATGGCGTAATCCGTGGGGAACATCATGGCGCCGAACTGCATGGCAAGCCTCCAGGGTACGCGTCTGCGTTTCAGCTATGCCGGGCGACCAGCGCCGCGAACCGATCCAGCGCCGGCAGCACCTGATCGCGGCCCCGGGGCGGCAGGCGCAGCACGCAGCGCGCCACGCCGAGCCGTTGGTACTCCGCCACCTCGGCGTCGTCGCCGACGGCCCCGAAGACGGTGACCGGGGCTGGCCCACGTCCCGCCGCCGCCAGCTTCTCCTTTGCCGCCGCCATCCGATCTTCCAGCGAGGCCCCGCCACCCGTCGGGTGCGGCAGCCAGCCGTCGCCGTACTCCACCATGTGGTCAACGGCGCGGGGGCCGTCCCCGCCCACGATGATCGGCGGGTGCGGCTTCTGGACCGGCTTCGGCCAGGAGTGGATCGGGCCGAAATCGACCAGATCGCCGTGGTACTCGGCCTCGTCGTTTGCCCAGATCGCCCTCATCGCAGCGATCCGCTCGCGCATCATTCGCCAGCGCCGGGCATACGGGACGCCGTGGTTCTCGATCTCTGGTCGGTTCCAGCCGGCCCCAATGCCGAAGATGACGCGCCCGTTCGAGAGGTGATCGACGCTTGCGACCTCCTTCGCCAGGAGGATCGGGTCGCGCTGGGTGACGAGGCAGATGCCGCTCCCGAGCTTGATCTTCGAGGTGACGGCCGCTGCCGCCGCCAGCGCCACCCACTGATCGAGCGTCCGCCGGTACTCGTCCGCGAGCGGCCCAGTGCCCGTCGAGTTCAGGACGGTGGCCACCGGCATGTGGGTATGCTCCGGGAACCAGAGCGATTCGAACCCGCGCGCCTCGGACTCCCGAGCCAGCTCTGGGATGTCCATGGCGTAGTCGGCCGGGAACATGGTGACGCCAAACTCCATCGTTGACCCCCTCTGACGCCCGAACGGCAGCAGCGGCGCTGCTGCGCTGTCAGCGGCGCACCCGCACATGATGGCAGACGCGAGAGCAGGACGCGACGTGGACCTCACCGTAGACCAGGATACTGGCGGCCACCTCATGCTGGTGAGGTGCTCCGTCGTCGGCCGTCACCGCCGGCAGCGCCCGCTCGTTCCCTCTGTGCCGTATCCTGATGTCCGGAGTCCCGATGCGTCGCCTGA
Protein-coding sequences here:
- a CDS encoding ABC transporter ATP-binding protein, translating into MIDATFRRLRSWIVDSPRWLLVCSLRSISLPLTMLTAVCVLLNVALPTAFALLSGHLINTLPDAIEQGPGSPAGQQMLVAVVALGLTFLFIQIVISVRTTAANALGRRFMGEHTRRVMVATLAPPGLAHLEDPAYLDQVSRALATNRHDSQLAVMGLAAQAVTKLQGIVGLAIVAYFQWWLAVPLLLAMLHSARHFGPVRRGLVNMRMGKADSLRRANYLLKLTLRPEAAKEIRVFGLADWLVDRFQHTWMTAMAELWLARSSLWRTAAWAGLPVVIAQVVGLSAIGWATLNGTVDLGSLVVYVRALLLAQQLSALSDADAMIDHGTSGLPATADLERIAADEERRAGQHARPAKGLPQREIRFERVSFSYPGDRAPIFSDLDLTIAAGRTLAIVGENGAGKTTLVKLLARLYEPTAGRITADGIDLTDLDIRSWQRTVAAIFQDYMRYELPATDNVGFGAVERRENRAALVGAAQRANALDLIQGLPHGWDTALSRRFTDGTDLSGGQWQRIAMARALFAAAGGAGILVLDEPTAQLDVRAEAAFYDQFFDLTRGLTTIVISHRFSTVRRADRIVVLDGGRVVEDGSHTELLAAGGRYAEMFELQAARFGEHESSDAPAEVP
- a CDS encoding ABC transporter ATP-binding protein, with translation MTQRIVVPQSIRALWLISGLAFRAEPRGATAALLVTLAESVNGAFFALGMRWLVDGAAHRDAAGVVLSLVLLGSNSLVANLAALLGFALRNGVRERTSLAIERQLASLTAGIPSLDHFERPEYLKQLDLLREERARLGWVHQSAVVVLGYVVTLAGTLLLLASVDWVLLALPLFGLPIIYLSGRAQRRMHAVQEELIEPRRLEWHLYDVATSAAAGKEVRVFGLRDEIMRRHRQLRRLLDHGHDVAQLRMAAETMLGWIIFALGFVGAILFVALRASRGEATLGDVAMTIALANQVQSQLAGLVGETTQLLWVLDASRRYVWLVEYAAAVERPTSGALVAPPDALRRGIRLDGVTFRYPGTEREVLRDVSLQIPAGATVAIVGENGAGKTTLVKLLTRLYEPTDGRILADGVDLRQFAIAEWRARTSAGFQDFARFELLARENVGVGDLTRLADPIAVGAALDRAEASGVIATLPSGLETQLGASFEDGAELSGGQWQKLALGRAMMRTTPLLLVLDEPTAALDAQAEHALFERYAGAAREQAANGAITVLVSHRFSTVRMADLIVVVADGRIAEVGGHDDLMTAAGLYSELYELQARAYR
- a CDS encoding phosphotransferase, with product MPVNDVAAVTARQGRFALKLYNTRTRTAAEVQWETDLIRHLLRHGVPVVAPIDEQLERMRRHLVQAGRWPEMVALAERLKQRIDDPALDRGVCHMDLSLSNIRRSGDRAIAC
- a CDS encoding ABC transporter ATP-binding protein; its protein translation is MRLLLRLLSFLRPYWRLTAGAYICVVLNAAFTLVVPWMLGQAVDRGIVLGDMSFVAKMGVFILAASVLRGLFAFGQGYLAEASAQGVSYQLRRALYGHVQRLSFSFHDQAQTGELMARATADVESVRAFTGRGLTQVANMVLLLLGVAIALFGMNWKLALLSMLLLPALAWRAYRFGREVRPMHRAVQDELATLANRIQETVAGIQVVKAFGRGQYEVERFDRQNERLYRRYVAAARATALNAPFLDLLSNGCTLLMLWLGGILVVWGQLSFGELVAFYAYLLQLVLPIRRGGWLMTMAARASASSERIFEILDTPVRVADRDGATVLPPLIGSVEFEDVSCSYYPGRPVLQQVSFRAEPGQTVALVGATGSGKTSIANLIPRFYDVDGGRVLVDGHDVRDVQIGSLRQQIGIVMQETLLFADTVRANIAFGRPGASDAEIRAAARAARADEFIERLPERYETPVGERGVSLSGGQKQRIAIARALLMNPRILILDEFTSSVDVATERLIRAALVELMRNRTTFVIAHRLSTVRAANQILVLEAGQLVAIGTHEQLLETTPLYRDTYALQLQSDDAASSTGEPDRAGQLPSPTNGIAGSTGHTATGAPVRVERAPS
- a CDS encoding ABC transporter ATP-binding protein; the protein is MIARPGTWRGGGGLDDVPDVDRVPFDKRNMQRAIAYTRPHRRQLLIALILTTFATAMSVLAPYLVKVAIDEHIAVGDIAGLTVIAVITLGVYVLGYLASARQIVIMSVVGQQILLTMRAQLFRHLQRLPMGYYHRTPTGVTVSRLISDVLAMNEVLTNGILSLVTDILLLLSTVAIMLYLSPRLALVTIGVMPIMVIAIWIFTERAKVAYRRTRQTVGAVAAGFQENVDGVRVVQAFSREGVNEDQFDRINEDNRQANVSANTLSSGLMPVIELANALATVSVVWYGGMLVLAGDPSVTLGVLVAFLTYVTRFFQPLRELTQFYNQLQAAMAGAEKVFELLDEPVTLDERPNAVTPETVRGDVSFQHVGFSYGVRPVLTDISFDIPAGTMTALVGHTGAGKTTISALLARFYDPTEGAVLLDGHDLRDLSFAALRKNIAVVLQDNFLFSGTVAENIRYGRPDATDEQVIEAAKLAHAHEFITRFPKGYETTVMERAANLSLGQRQLIAIARAVLADPRVLILDEATSNVDPRTEVQLQEALQRLLSGRTSLVVAHRLSTIHAADQVLVVDGGEIVERGRHAELLARGGAYHRLHQQQFASPEEASATASSPA
- a CDS encoding Uma2 family endonuclease, which produces MTANTKLLTADDLWQLPDDGMQHELVRGELRSMAPRGFQHGRSSTRIGRSLDHFVEEHGLGEVMTSEIGYRLESDPDTVRGPDVSFISAAHLARVGEPRTFFAGSPDLAVEVVSPNDRYTDVQEKVSEWLQAGARLVFVVDPRRRTVTVSRPDLTTFTLGIEDTLPGEDVVPGWSMSVRELFEQK
- a CDS encoding LLM class F420-dependent oxidoreductase, whose translation is MQFGAMMFPTDYAIDPVRLGQELESRNFDSVFLPEHTHIPTSRQTPFPSGGDLPDEYRHTIDPFVALAAMAATTTRLKLGTGILLVIQRDTITTAREVASLDHISNGRALFGIGAGWNREEMGNHGTRFSTRWRLMREQMLAMQEIWTKEEAEYHGEFVNFDPIWQWPKPVQKPHPPIIIGGDGPKAVEALLEYGTGWIPRPQDRFAPLADRIADINRRLAERGREPVPIWVFGAPLDPKKLEEFRAAGVGTCVFRLPPTGPDDALRTLDQIGEAIKQLG
- a CDS encoding LLM class F420-dependent oxidoreductase, whose product is MEFGVTMFPADYAMDIPELARESEARGFESLWFPEHTHMPVATVLNSTGTGPLADEYRRTLDQWVALAAAAAVTSKIKLGSGICLVTQRDPILLAKEVASVDHLSNGRVIFGIGAGWNRPEIENHGVPYARRWRMMRERIAAMRAIWANDEAEYHGDLVDFGPIHSWPKPVQKPHPPIIVGGDGPRAVDHMVEYGDGWLPHPTGGGASLEDRMAAAKEKLAAAGRGPAPVTVFGAVGDDAEVAEYQRLGVARCVLRLPPRGRDQVLPALDRFAALVARHS